In Chloroherpetonaceae bacterium, a single genomic region encodes these proteins:
- a CDS encoding ArsA family ATPase, with protein MRPFASKLLIVGGKGGVGKTTVACALALAFSKQVKTLVISTDPAHSLSDSLAEHIGDHITPVAHTSTCFAYELSAERAFKAFLAAHDKELRLIMDTGTYLDEEDIDMLMNLTMPGMDEVMGLKAITDLIEQAEYDKYIVDTAPTGHALRLISMPELLDNWVKVFAKLRWKYREVVTSFKGSYTPDAGDDLLLSLKKAVKRIEATLKSAELCEFIPVTIPAEMAIAETERLVQSLRQYGIHIRRLFLNNVVMEKSPDMFLAAKYEEHLRLRQRVMEIFSDLEIVSIPLQPTEVRGKEKLEAFARFIFPSA; from the coding sequence GTGAGACCCTTCGCATCAAAATTGCTGATTGTGGGTGGAAAAGGTGGCGTTGGTAAGACTACAGTGGCGTGTGCCCTAGCGCTTGCCTTTTCCAAACAAGTCAAGACGCTGGTGATTTCAACCGATCCAGCTCATTCACTATCCGATAGCTTGGCAGAGCACATTGGCGACCACATTACGCCTGTAGCCCATACCAGCACTTGCTTTGCCTACGAACTGAGTGCCGAGCGCGCCTTCAAAGCCTTCCTTGCTGCACACGATAAGGAGCTGCGACTCATTATGGACACAGGCACTTACCTCGATGAAGAAGACATTGATATGCTAATGAACCTAACAATGCCCGGTATGGATGAAGTGATGGGACTGAAAGCTATCACAGACTTAATTGAGCAAGCCGAGTATGACAAGTATATCGTGGACACTGCACCGACCGGGCATGCACTTCGGCTTATTTCAATGCCAGAGCTGCTAGATAATTGGGTGAAGGTGTTTGCCAAGCTACGCTGGAAGTATCGTGAAGTGGTCACAAGCTTTAAGGGCAGTTATACGCCAGATGCGGGCGATGATTTGCTCCTGTCACTGAAAAAAGCAGTCAAGCGTATTGAAGCGACGCTCAAAAGTGCAGAGCTATGTGAGTTTATTCCAGTGACTATTCCAGCTGAGATGGCTATTGCGGAAACGGAGCGACTGGTGCAAAGCTTACGTCAGTATGGCATTCACATTCGCCGCTTGTTTTTGAATAATGTGGTGATGGAAAAAAGCCCAGATATGTTCCTTGCTGCCAAGTATGAGGAGCATCTTCGTCTGAGGCAGCGTGTGATGGAAATTTTTTCTGACCTTGAAATCGTGTCTATTCCACTGCAACCCACAGAGGTGCGCGGTAAGGAAAAACTGGAAGCGTTTGCGCGCTTTATTTTTCCATCAGCTTGA
- a CDS encoding CDC48 family AAA ATPase has protein sequence MQSPQNMEAIESDFSFRVKEALAKDVGRAIARLDPEDMRRLGIAGGDIIEIRGKRTTLAKAMPCYAEDRGKRIIQIDGLLRENAQAGLDEKVKVEKAAVQPATRVVLQPLSGALRTDKDMRYIASLIDGTPVLKGDRIRIAFFGIKPSEFRVLATQPEGAVLITANTQIRLEQDASVREPSLGVSYEDIGGLGNQIQRIREMVELPLRYPELFERLGIRAPKGVLLYGPPGSGKTLIARAVANETDAYFTSISGPEIMGKLYGESEARLRAIFEEAARKAPAIIFIDEIDAIAPKREDVGSEKQVEKRVVAQLLTLMDGLSSRGQVIVIGATNIPNAIDPALRRPGRFDREISIPIPDQRGRLEILSIHTRGMPLSQDVSLEKLAEITHGFVGADLEALAREAAMSAIRQILPTIDLSQAEIPYETLMSLEVTMENFREALRDVEPSAIREVFVEVPNVRWEEVGGLDDLKQELIEAIEFPLRYKELYSKLRLRPPKGILLYGPPGTGKTLLAKAVASQAGINFISVKGAELLSRYVGESERAVRNIFKIARQAAPAMIFFDEIDALAPRRSEMQSDVADRVVSQLLTEMDGIEELSGVIVLAATNRIDRVDAALLRSGRFELQLQTPMPNQEARLAIFKIHLKDKPIESPLLPVELSLKTEGCSGADIEFLCRKAATFALREAVLSGKHTDVLISARHFEKALMQLQAQKAC, from the coding sequence ATGCAATCGCCACAGAATATGGAAGCAATTGAATCGGATTTTTCCTTTCGCGTTAAGGAAGCCTTAGCAAAAGATGTAGGGCGAGCTATTGCACGGCTTGACCCTGAGGATATGCGGCGCTTAGGAATTGCTGGTGGTGACATTATTGAAATTCGTGGCAAACGCACCACCTTAGCCAAAGCAATGCCATGCTATGCGGAAGACCGTGGCAAAAGAATTATTCAAATTGATGGGCTGCTGCGGGAAAATGCGCAAGCAGGTCTGGACGAGAAAGTAAAAGTGGAGAAGGCGGCGGTGCAGCCTGCTACAAGAGTTGTGCTGCAACCCCTCTCAGGAGCACTGCGCACCGACAAAGATATGCGCTACATTGCGTCTCTGATTGATGGCACGCCAGTGCTGAAGGGCGACCGTATCCGCATTGCGTTCTTTGGCATCAAGCCCTCTGAATTTCGCGTTTTGGCAACGCAGCCTGAAGGTGCAGTGCTGATTACGGCAAATACGCAAATCCGCTTAGAGCAAGATGCCAGCGTGCGTGAGCCATCTTTAGGGGTGAGCTATGAGGACATCGGTGGATTAGGGAATCAAATTCAACGCATTCGTGAAATGGTAGAATTGCCCTTGCGCTACCCTGAGCTATTTGAGCGGCTGGGTATTCGCGCGCCAAAAGGGGTCTTGCTCTACGGTCCGCCCGGTAGCGGCAAAACGCTCATTGCACGTGCCGTCGCAAATGAAACCGATGCTTACTTTACAAGCATCTCGGGCCCTGAGATTATGGGCAAACTCTATGGCGAATCAGAAGCGCGTTTGCGCGCAATTTTTGAGGAAGCGGCACGCAAAGCCCCTGCGATTATCTTCATCGATGAAATCGACGCAATTGCCCCCAAGCGAGAAGATGTGGGAAGCGAAAAGCAAGTTGAAAAACGCGTGGTAGCACAACTGCTGACCTTGATGGACGGGCTATCCAGCCGCGGACAGGTGATTGTAATTGGTGCAACCAATATTCCAAATGCCATTGACCCTGCGTTGCGTCGCCCCGGACGCTTTGACCGAGAAATCTCTATTCCCATTCCTGACCAGCGCGGTCGGCTCGAGATTCTGAGCATTCACACACGCGGCATGCCACTGTCGCAAGATGTCTCGCTGGAAAAACTGGCAGAAATCACACACGGCTTTGTTGGTGCAGACTTGGAAGCATTGGCGCGCGAGGCAGCGATGTCGGCTATTCGGCAAATTTTGCCCACAATTGACCTCTCTCAAGCCGAGATTCCTTACGAGACACTAATGTCGCTGGAAGTAACGATGGAGAATTTTCGAGAGGCGCTGCGCGATGTAGAGCCTTCAGCGATCCGAGAAGTCTTCGTTGAAGTGCCAAATGTGCGCTGGGAGGAAGTGGGCGGCTTAGACGATTTGAAGCAGGAGCTAATTGAAGCAATTGAATTTCCACTGCGCTACAAAGAGCTATACAGCAAATTGCGCCTCAGACCACCAAAAGGCATTCTGCTCTACGGTCCGCCGGGCACAGGCAAAACACTGCTGGCGAAGGCAGTTGCGTCGCAAGCGGGGATTAACTTTATCTCGGTCAAGGGTGCAGAATTGCTCTCGCGCTATGTGGGGGAATCGGAACGAGCCGTGCGTAACATTTTCAAGATTGCGCGTCAAGCGGCGCCTGCGATGATTTTCTTCGATGAAATTGATGCCCTTGCCCCACGCCGCAGTGAAATGCAGTCCGACGTAGCAGACCGCGTGGTAAGTCAATTGCTCACCGAGATGGATGGTATTGAGGAGCTGAGTGGGGTGATTGTCTTAGCCGCCACGAACCGCATCGATCGGGTTGATGCAGCACTCCTGCGCAGCGGTCGCTTCGAGCTGCAGCTCCAGACACCAATGCCGAATCAAGAAGCAAGGCTGGCGATTTTTAAGATCCACCTGAAGGACAAGCCAATCGAATCGCCACTGCTGCCAGTTGAACTATCACTCAAAACCGAGGGCTGTTCAGGCGCGGACATTGAATTTCTCTGCCGCAAAGCTGCAACCTTCGCCTTGCGTGAAGCCGTACTCAGCGGCAAGCACACCGATGTGCTGATTTCAGCCCGACACTTCGAGAAAGCCCTGATGCAACTGCAAGCACAAAAGGCTTGCTAG
- a CDS encoding prolyl oligopeptidase family serine peptidase, with protein sequence MRQLFVFTLVSLFYHFSLFAQTKKPLTHDVYDSWRTISEYAISDDGQYAMYVLKPQEGDATLLVRKLPNVELRQIERGENAEFSADSKFLVFKIKPQLDTTKAQRRRKVKNEDLPKDSLGIFNLETGALEKVPRIKSFKMPKEAGGWLAYLHEKVQTDRRDTATKARRTKQESDSLGTTLVLRNLRTGKVERFPFVTEYEFAKNGKRFIFASTGDDSLFQAGVYAVNLETGNLEVLFRAKGRYKRLAFDESGSQVAFLADLDTSKSLLRAFALYYWKEGYAAATKLIDTLHTAVPKGDLVSEFYTPRFSKDGKKLYYGTSSKPFLPDTNKLPEEVVSVDIWNWRDSDLQPEQIRNLQREKERSYLAVYYLDENCAVQLGSKVLPTVLLSADANADRAIGLDDSKYRYLKVWEGSPIRNDVYVINLKDGSRKLVRENERAFGIYLSPEAKYLLWYSALQNAWLSHNLETGETLNLTATLKVSFADELNDTPSPPAPYGFAGWLDSDRFALIYDRYDLWQFDLSGKAAPKRLTNGRAEKMRYRYVKLNDEERYIKSSDTLILQVFREDTKASGYYAFTPAKGNTPQKLIMGDFAVQDLVKAKQARTVLFRKMTVSEFPNLHATDLSFQNIVQISDANPQQKDYNWATVELVRWRSFSGEMLEGLLYKPEDFDPKKKYPMITYYYERSSDGLHLYTPPAPSRSTVNRTMYPSNGYLLFIPDITYKIGYPGQSAYDDVVSGVQALLKRGYIDEKRLGLQGQSWGGYQTAYLITRTGKMFAAAMAGAPVANMTSAYGGIRWESGLSRMFQYERTQSRIGASLWEKPNLYLENSPLFKADKIQTPLLIMHNDADGAVPWYQGIELFMALKRLGKPVWMLTYNGEAHNLTQRKNMKDLSIRMQQFFDHYLKGAPMPRWMKEGIPAIEKSINLGYEFVN encoded by the coding sequence ATGAGACAACTGTTTGTTTTCACACTTGTCTCCCTCTTTTACCACTTTTCGCTTTTTGCCCAAACTAAAAAGCCGCTCACGCACGATGTTTATGATAGCTGGCGCACGATTTCGGAATATGCAATTTCAGATGACGGTCAGTATGCAATGTATGTGCTAAAACCGCAGGAAGGGGATGCTACACTTCTTGTGCGCAAACTGCCAAATGTAGAGCTTCGCCAAATTGAGCGTGGCGAGAATGCAGAGTTTTCAGCCGACTCAAAATTCTTAGTCTTCAAGATTAAACCACAGCTCGATACCACCAAAGCGCAGCGACGCCGAAAGGTGAAGAACGAAGACTTACCTAAAGACTCATTAGGCATCTTTAACCTTGAGACGGGTGCGCTTGAAAAAGTGCCACGCATCAAATCCTTCAAAATGCCCAAAGAAGCAGGCGGCTGGCTTGCTTATCTGCACGAAAAAGTCCAAACAGACCGACGCGATACAGCTACCAAAGCCCGACGCACCAAACAAGAGAGTGACTCCTTAGGCACCACACTGGTGCTACGTAACCTGCGCACAGGCAAAGTTGAGCGTTTTCCTTTTGTAACGGAATACGAGTTTGCCAAAAATGGCAAGCGTTTCATTTTTGCTTCCACAGGTGATGATTCGCTCTTTCAAGCAGGGGTTTATGCGGTTAATCTCGAGACAGGCAACTTGGAAGTGCTTTTTCGCGCCAAAGGTCGATACAAGCGCCTTGCGTTTGATGAATCAGGAAGCCAAGTCGCTTTCTTAGCAGACTTAGATACCAGCAAATCACTGCTCAGAGCGTTTGCACTCTACTACTGGAAAGAGGGATACGCAGCTGCCACCAAACTTATTGATACATTGCACACTGCCGTGCCCAAAGGCGATCTTGTCAGCGAATTCTACACCCCTCGCTTTTCAAAAGACGGTAAGAAACTCTACTACGGCACATCATCGAAACCTTTTTTGCCAGATACGAACAAGCTGCCAGAGGAAGTGGTTAGCGTCGACATCTGGAATTGGCGCGATAGCGACTTGCAGCCTGAGCAAATCCGTAATTTGCAGCGTGAAAAGGAACGCTCGTATCTGGCTGTCTATTACTTGGACGAAAACTGCGCTGTGCAGCTTGGTTCAAAGGTTTTGCCTACGGTCTTGCTTAGCGCTGACGCAAATGCTGACCGCGCAATTGGGTTGGACGACAGCAAATACCGATACCTCAAAGTGTGGGAAGGCTCACCGATTCGTAACGATGTGTATGTGATCAACCTAAAAGATGGCTCGCGCAAACTGGTGCGGGAAAACGAACGTGCCTTCGGCATCTATCTTTCGCCTGAAGCCAAATACTTACTCTGGTATTCTGCGCTGCAAAATGCGTGGCTTTCACACAACCTTGAAACGGGCGAGACACTTAACCTTACAGCTACGCTCAAAGTCTCTTTTGCAGATGAACTGAACGACACGCCCTCACCACCTGCTCCATATGGTTTTGCAGGCTGGCTCGATAGCGACCGCTTCGCTCTCATTTACGACCGCTACGACCTATGGCAGTTTGACCTCTCTGGCAAGGCTGCACCCAAGCGCCTCACGAATGGGCGTGCTGAGAAAATGCGTTATCGCTACGTCAAGCTCAACGATGAAGAACGCTACATCAAATCCAGCGACACGCTCATTTTGCAGGTTTTCCGTGAAGACACCAAAGCCTCTGGCTACTATGCTTTCACACCTGCCAAAGGCAACACTCCGCAGAAGCTCATTATGGGTGATTTTGCCGTGCAAGACCTTGTGAAAGCTAAACAGGCTCGCACAGTGCTCTTCCGCAAAATGACTGTGTCCGAATTTCCAAATCTACACGCTACTGACCTGTCGTTCCAGAACATTGTGCAAATCTCTGACGCCAACCCTCAGCAAAAAGACTATAACTGGGCGACAGTAGAATTGGTTCGGTGGCGCTCATTTTCTGGCGAAATGCTGGAGGGCTTGCTCTACAAGCCAGAGGACTTTGACCCAAAGAAAAAATATCCGATGATTACTTATTACTACGAGCGGAGCAGCGATGGTTTGCATCTCTATACCCCTCCTGCCCCCAGCCGCTCAACAGTCAATCGCACGATGTATCCCAGCAATGGCTATCTGCTATTTATTCCTGACATCACTTACAAAATTGGCTATCCGGGACAAAGTGCCTACGACGATGTAGTCTCAGGCGTGCAGGCGCTCCTAAAGCGCGGCTATATTGATGAAAAACGCTTAGGCTTGCAGGGTCAGAGCTGGGGTGGTTACCAAACCGCATACCTTATCACACGAACTGGGAAGATGTTTGCGGCCGCAATGGCTGGTGCGCCCGTTGCAAATATGACCAGCGCATATGGTGGTATCCGCTGGGAGTCGGGCCTTAGCCGCATGTTTCAGTATGAGCGCACACAAAGTCGCATCGGAGCTTCGCTTTGGGAAAAGCCTAACCTTTATTTGGAAAACTCCCCACTTTTCAAAGCCGATAAAATCCAGACGCCTCTGCTGATTATGCACAATGATGCAGATGGCGCTGTGCCATGGTATCAAGGCATTGAGCTTTTCATGGCACTCAAGCGACTTGGCAAGCCAGTTTGGATGCTCACCTACAACGGTGAAGCGCATAACCTTACACAGCGCAAGAATATGAAAGACCTCTCGATCCGAATGCAGCAATTTTTTGACCACTACCTTAAAGGCGCTCCAATGCCTCGCTGGATGAAAGAGGGTATCCCAGCAATTGAAAAGAGCATCAACTTGGGCTATGAGTTTGTCAACTGA
- a CDS encoding proline dehydrogenase family protein: MAELPASLPSCIASETAAPAQRIVHFEDTRLAFAHRSDRELWRMRWLFRIMNHPTLNKIGTSTLQLALRLHLPIEPVIKATLFRQFCGGETVEACQSVIQALWQAKIKAILDYAVEGERSEKGFERTANTVVQNIWRASGNPMLPFAVFKVTGLARMALLEKISAQEPLTLEERSEWQRVQDRIERIAAAARTANVPVMIDAEESWIQPAIDELALQAMRQSNRQRAIFFTTLQLYRHDRLAYLKALFEQATAEHFYLGVKLVRGAYMEKERERAARLGYPSPIHSTKADTDRDYDAAIDFCLQHLDRIALCAGTHNEKSTLKLANALPSPDMPTVYFAQLYGMGDHLSYTLAANGFNVAKYVPYGAVREVLPYLIRRAEENSSLKGYVSRELGLIEAEWRRRRKRL; the protein is encoded by the coding sequence ATGGCTGAATTGCCTGCCAGCTTGCCATCTTGCATAGCGTCTGAGACAGCAGCACCTGCCCAGCGGATTGTGCACTTTGAGGATACCCGCCTTGCCTTTGCACATCGCAGCGATCGTGAGCTCTGGCGTATGCGATGGCTCTTTCGCATCATGAATCACCCCACCCTAAACAAAATAGGCACATCAACACTGCAGCTTGCCTTGCGCCTGCATTTACCCATTGAACCCGTCATTAAAGCCACACTCTTTCGGCAGTTTTGTGGCGGAGAGACGGTTGAAGCCTGTCAGTCAGTCATTCAGGCACTTTGGCAAGCAAAGATCAAAGCTATTTTGGATTACGCCGTAGAGGGCGAGCGCAGTGAGAAGGGGTTTGAGCGCACCGCAAACACGGTGGTGCAAAACATTTGGCGTGCCAGCGGCAATCCAATGTTGCCATTTGCAGTGTTCAAGGTGACAGGCTTGGCTCGCATGGCACTACTTGAAAAAATCAGTGCTCAAGAGCCGCTAACACTGGAAGAGAGGAGCGAGTGGCAACGGGTTCAAGACCGTATTGAGCGCATTGCCGCTGCGGCACGGACGGCAAATGTGCCTGTAATGATTGATGCCGAAGAGTCGTGGATTCAACCAGCGATTGATGAGCTGGCGCTGCAAGCAATGCGGCAGAGCAATCGCCAGCGTGCGATTTTCTTTACAACGCTTCAGCTGTATCGACACGACCGCTTGGCATATCTCAAAGCGCTGTTCGAGCAAGCAACGGCTGAGCACTTCTACTTAGGCGTAAAGCTGGTGCGGGGGGCATATATGGAAAAAGAGCGTGAGCGCGCCGCACGATTGGGTTACCCTTCCCCAATCCATAGCACCAAAGCCGATACCGACCGCGACTACGATGCAGCGATTGATTTTTGCCTCCAGCATCTTGACCGCATCGCACTATGTGCAGGCACACATAACGAAAAAAGCACACTCAAACTGGCAAATGCCTTGCCAAGTCCCGATATGCCCACTGTCTACTTTGCGCAGCTCTACGGAATGGGCGACCATCTTTCCTACACACTGGCTGCAAACGGATTCAATGTGGCAAAGTATGTCCCATATGGGGCGGTGCGTGAGGTCTTGCCATACCTGATTCGCCGAGCCGAAGAAAATTCTTCACTCAAGGGCTATGTGAGCCGAGAGCTTGGACTAATTGAAGCCGAGTGGCGACGACGTCGAAAGCGACTGTGA
- a CDS encoding response regulator — protein sequence MSHSLLFVDDEPNIVQSLSLLFDDHKVFTANSGFEALEIFQRGEKIDVIVSDQRMPGMLGVELLKEVKRISPNTVRILLTGYSDLDAIIDSVNAGEIFRYINKPWQSSKLKETVALACEYADRLKTAPQPAPRTTSASAGLLQALGVSQIPDTHKEHLLFVDPKPANLQAYRQVLGQNYIVHTAESAAQAFVILKSQPISVLISEINLPDTSAADFLVAVAAEKPDVVTILLSDSRDASIAVRLINEAQVFRYLIKPMQRELLKSTIELAISRHHALVSTPQINTRAYMGVKGVAALSQGDSKSLEEAVAKVREILKARVTY from the coding sequence ATGTCACACAGCCTTCTCTTTGTCGATGATGAACCCAATATCGTTCAATCGCTAAGCTTACTGTTCGATGACCATAAGGTTTTTACAGCCAATAGTGGATTTGAAGCCTTAGAAATTTTTCAACGTGGCGAAAAAATTGATGTAATTGTCAGTGACCAGCGTATGCCCGGTATGCTGGGCGTAGAACTGCTGAAAGAAGTAAAACGCATCAGCCCAAACACGGTGCGGATTTTGCTCACGGGCTACTCCGACCTCGACGCAATTATTGACTCGGTTAATGCAGGTGAAATCTTCCGCTACATCAACAAGCCGTGGCAAAGCAGTAAGCTCAAAGAAACTGTGGCATTAGCGTGCGAGTATGCTGACCGTTTGAAGACCGCTCCGCAGCCTGCCCCACGCACGACCAGCGCCTCAGCTGGTCTCTTGCAAGCGCTCGGTGTCAGTCAGATTCCTGACACGCACAAAGAACATTTGCTCTTCGTTGACCCCAAGCCCGCCAACCTGCAGGCATACCGACAGGTATTAGGTCAAAACTATATCGTTCACACGGCTGAAAGCGCCGCACAGGCATTTGTAATTTTGAAGTCGCAGCCAATTTCAGTGCTCATCTCCGAAATAAACTTGCCTGACACCAGTGCAGCAGACTTCCTTGTAGCAGTTGCCGCTGAGAAACCTGATGTGGTAACCATTCTGCTCAGCGATAGCCGTGATGCCAGCATCGCCGTGCGGCTGATCAATGAAGCACAAGTCTTTCGCTATCTGATAAAGCCGATGCAACGAGAGTTGCTGAAATCGACCATAGAGCTGGCAATTTCTCGCCACCATGCATTAGTGAGCACGCCGCAAATCAACACGCGAGCCTATATGGGTGTCAAGGGTGTTGCAGCACTATCGCAAGGTGATTCCAAATCGCTTGAAGAAGCAGTTGCCAAAGTGCGTGAAATTCTAAAAGCGCGTGTTACATATTAG